From a single Sphingobium sp. genomic region:
- a CDS encoding CoA-acylating methylmalonate-semialdehyde dehydrogenase: MRQIDHFLVGGAPAASRFSDIMDPNNGGVQGRVVLGDKTVLDQAVAAAQAAQPAWAAMNPQRRARVMFDFKALVEKNMDELAHMLSAEHGKVIADSKGDIQRGLEVVEFCCGLPHVLKGEYTQGAGPGIDVYSMRQPLGIGAGITPFNFPAMIPLWMGAVATSVGNAFILKPSERDPSVPNRLAELFLEAGMPEGIFQVVHGDKEMVDAILDHPAISAVSFVGSSDIAHYVYNRGVAAGKRVQAMGGAKNHGIVMPDADLDQVVNDLTGAAFGSAGERCMALPVVVPVGNDTAERLKEKLIPAIHALKLGISTDPDAHYGPVVTAQHKAKVEGWIQKCADEGGELVIDGRGFKLQGHEDGYFVGPTLFDHVTTDMESYKEEIFGPVLQIVRAMDFEEALSLPSKHQYGNGVAIFTRNGHAAREFAARVNVGMVGINVPIPVPVAYHSFGGWKRSGFGDTDQYGMEGIKFWTKVKKVTARWPDGSPDGTNAFIIPTMG; the protein is encoded by the coding sequence GTGCGACAAATTGATCATTTCCTTGTGGGCGGCGCGCCTGCAGCATCGCGGTTCAGCGACATTATGGATCCTAATAATGGCGGGGTACAGGGTCGAGTTGTGCTGGGCGACAAGACGGTTCTCGATCAGGCTGTCGCGGCTGCACAAGCGGCGCAACCGGCATGGGCCGCGATGAATCCGCAGCGCCGCGCACGGGTGATGTTTGATTTCAAGGCGCTTGTTGAAAAGAATATGGATGAACTCGCCCATATGCTCAGCGCCGAGCATGGCAAGGTGATCGCCGATTCAAAGGGCGATATCCAGCGCGGGTTGGAGGTTGTCGAATTTTGCTGCGGCCTGCCACATGTGTTGAAGGGTGAATATACGCAAGGCGCCGGCCCTGGCATCGATGTCTATTCGATGCGCCAGCCGCTGGGCATTGGCGCTGGTATTACGCCGTTCAACTTTCCGGCGATGATCCCCCTGTGGATGGGCGCGGTAGCAACCAGCGTCGGCAATGCCTTCATCCTAAAGCCTTCGGAGCGTGACCCGAGCGTGCCCAACCGTTTGGCCGAACTGTTCCTTGAGGCAGGAATGCCCGAGGGCATTTTCCAGGTCGTGCACGGTGACAAGGAAATGGTCGATGCGATCCTTGACCATCCGGCGATCAGTGCGGTCAGCTTTGTCGGTTCCTCCGACATCGCGCATTATGTGTATAATCGCGGCGTTGCTGCCGGAAAGCGCGTGCAGGCGATGGGTGGTGCGAAGAACCATGGCATCGTCATGCCCGACGCTGATCTTGATCAGGTGGTGAACGACCTGACCGGCGCGGCATTTGGCTCGGCTGGCGAGCGCTGCATGGCGCTGCCCGTCGTTGTTCCCGTCGGCAATGACACCGCCGAGCGCCTGAAGGAAAAGCTGATCCCTGCGATCCATGCGTTGAAGCTGGGCATCTCGACCGATCCCGACGCGCATTATGGCCCGGTTGTTACGGCGCAGCACAAGGCCAAGGTCGAAGGCTGGATCCAGAAATGCGCGGATGAAGGCGGCGAACTCGTCATCGACGGGCGCGGCTTCAAACTGCAGGGGCATGAGGACGGCTATTTTGTCGGCCCGACCCTGTTCGATCATGTGACCACCGACATGGAAAGCTATAAGGAAGAGATTTTCGGCCCCGTGCTGCAGATCGTCCGCGCAATGGATTTTGAGGAGGCGCTGAGCCTTCCCAGCAAGCATCAATATGGCAATGGCGTTGCGATCTTTACGCGCAACGGCCATGCTGCGCGCGAATTTGCCGCACGCGTCAATGTCGGCATGGTCGGCATCAACGTGCCGATCCCGGTGCCGGTTGCCTATCACAGCTTTGGCGGATGGAAGCGCTCCGGCTTTGGTGACACCGACCAATATGGTATGGAAGGCATCAAATTCTGGACGAAGGTGAAAAAGGTCACTGCACGTTGGCCCGATGGTTCACCCGATGGCACAAACGCGTTCATCATTCCGACCATGGGGTGA
- a CDS encoding acyl-CoA dehydrogenase family protein, producing MSDLETYRQKARTWLESVAGEFGREARRGNNVEEDLAAGRRYMAARHDAGYAGINWPTEMGGQGLGHLEKITFEAEEMQFGMPSGYFGISLGMPIPIMMRYCEDKAFVKERVIKALRGEEIWCQLFSEPSAGSDLAALRLRAEQEGNGWKLNGQKLWTSWAQYCDYGVIVARSDPTVAKHKGLTYFWVDMRAPGVTVRPVKLAGGDSHVNEVFFDDVKLDDSHRLSPIGGGFGVAMTTLMIERYIATDSAGFGPHLDLFVNLAKDIEVNGKPAIEDGRVRSAIARNYAMRNALDAITARAMKMMQAGMEPGPEGSLQKLVAVRSRQKLSELALDLMGTDAFHFDEHAYVKENWQTSWINAPTGRIAGGSDETLLNNIAERILGLPQDHRPDKGIPFNQIPA from the coding sequence ATGAGCGATCTTGAAACCTACCGCCAGAAAGCACGCACCTGGCTTGAATCGGTTGCTGGCGAATTTGGCCGTGAGGCACGCCGTGGCAACAATGTCGAGGAAGACCTTGCTGCCGGCCGCCGCTACATGGCCGCGCGCCATGATGCGGGCTATGCCGGGATCAACTGGCCCACGGAAATGGGCGGTCAGGGTCTTGGCCATCTCGAAAAAATCACCTTCGAAGCCGAAGAAATGCAGTTCGGTATGCCGAGCGGCTATTTCGGCATCTCGCTGGGCATGCCCATCCCGATCATGATGCGCTATTGCGAAGACAAGGCCTTTGTGAAGGAGCGCGTAATCAAGGCGCTGCGCGGTGAGGAAATCTGGTGCCAGCTTTTCTCCGAACCCTCCGCCGGATCGGACCTTGCGGCACTGCGGCTGCGCGCCGAACAGGAAGGCAATGGCTGGAAACTGAACGGCCAGAAATTGTGGACCAGCTGGGCGCAATATTGCGACTATGGCGTGATCGTTGCCCGGTCTGACCCGACCGTTGCCAAGCATAAGGGCCTGACCTATTTCTGGGTTGATATGCGCGCGCCGGGTGTCACGGTACGCCCGGTCAAGCTCGCTGGCGGCGACAGCCATGTGAACGAAGTGTTTTTCGACGATGTGAAGCTCGACGACAGCCACCGTCTCTCACCCATTGGCGGCGGCTTTGGCGTAGCGATGACGACGCTGATGATCGAACGCTATATCGCCACCGACAGCGCGGGTTTCGGTCCGCATCTCGACCTGTTCGTGAACCTTGCCAAGGACATTGAAGTCAATGGCAAGCCTGCGATCGAGGATGGCCGCGTACGTTCGGCAATTGCGCGCAACTATGCCATGCGCAATGCCCTTGACGCGATTACGGCACGGGCAATGAAGATGATGCAGGCCGGCATGGAGCCGGGGCCGGAAGGTAGCCTGCAAAAACTGGTCGCGGTGCGTTCACGACAGAAACTGTCTGAACTGGCACTCGATCTGATGGGCACCGACGCCTTCCATTTCGACGAACATGCCTATGTGAAGGAAAATTGGCAGACGAGCTGGATCAACGCGCCCACTGGCCGGATCGCCGGCGGTTCGGACGAAACGCTGCTCAACAATATCGCCGAACGCATCCTCGGCCTGCCGCAGGATCATCGCCCTGACAAGGGCATCCCGTTCAACCAAATTCCTGCCTGA
- a CDS encoding acyl-CoA dehydrogenase family protein: protein MTNQFDLTEDQLAIQDMAKKFTADRITPFAGEWDEKSHYPVDVWKAAGELGFGAIYISEENGGIGLGRLEAALIMEAMAYGCPATSAYISIHNMAAWMIDCFGSAELKARYLPDLVSMEKIASYCLTEPGSGSDAAALKASARLDGDHYVLNGTKQFISGAGVNDLYVCMVRTGDEKAKGISCIVVEKDTPGLSFGAPEKKLGWNASPTAQVIFEDCRVPVANRVGAEGDGFRFAMAGLDGGRLNIGACSLGGAQRCLDEAVKYTKERQQFGQPVADFQNTQFMLADMATDLEAARALLYMAACKVNANAPDKSRFSAMAKRLATDNGSEVVNKALQLFGGYGYLRDYPIERFWRDLRVHSILEGTNQVMRMIVGRDLLRQ from the coding sequence ATGACGAACCAGTTCGACCTCACCGAAGACCAACTCGCCATTCAGGATATGGCGAAAAAGTTTACCGCTGATCGGATTACGCCCTTTGCGGGCGAATGGGACGAGAAGAGCCATTATCCGGTTGATGTGTGGAAGGCGGCAGGCGAGCTTGGCTTTGGCGCTATCTATATCTCGGAAGAGAATGGCGGGATCGGGCTTGGTCGGCTGGAAGCGGCGTTGATCATGGAGGCGATGGCCTATGGCTGCCCTGCGACCAGCGCCTATATCTCGATCCATAATATGGCCGCCTGGATGATCGACTGTTTTGGATCGGCAGAATTGAAGGCGCGCTATCTGCCCGACCTCGTCAGCATGGAGAAAATCGCCAGCTATTGCCTGACCGAGCCGGGCTCGGGGTCGGACGCAGCGGCGTTGAAAGCCAGCGCGCGGCTGGATGGCGACCATTATGTCTTGAACGGCACCAAGCAATTCATTTCGGGTGCAGGCGTCAATGATCTTTACGTCTGCATGGTCCGCACCGGCGATGAAAAGGCGAAGGGTATCAGTTGCATCGTCGTCGAAAAGGATACGCCCGGCCTCAGCTTTGGCGCGCCTGAGAAGAAGCTCGGCTGGAATGCATCGCCCACCGCGCAGGTGATCTTTGAAGATTGCCGCGTGCCGGTTGCCAACCGTGTGGGCGCGGAGGGCGATGGCTTCCGCTTTGCGATGGCGGGGCTTGATGGCGGGCGCCTCAACATCGGGGCCTGTTCGCTCGGCGGGGCGCAACGTTGCCTCGACGAGGCGGTGAAATATACCAAGGAACGGCAGCAATTTGGTCAGCCGGTTGCTGATTTCCAGAACACCCAGTTCATGCTCGCCGATATGGCAACCGACCTCGAAGCTGCGCGCGCGCTGCTCTATATGGCCGCGTGCAAGGTGAACGCCAACGCGCCCGACAAGAGCCGTTTCTCGGCAATGGCGAAACGGCTTGCAACCGATAATGGCAGCGAGGTGGTCAACAAGGCGCTGCAACTGTTCGGAGGCTATGGCTATTTGCGCGACTATCCGATCGAGCGTTTCTGGCGCGACCTGCGCGTTCACTCGATCCTTGAAGGCACCAATCAGGTGATGCGGATGATCGTCGGAAGGGATTTGTTACGCCAATGA
- the mmsB gene encoding 3-hydroxyisobutyrate dehydrogenase — protein sequence MKIGFIGLGNMGGGMAANLVKAGHSVNAFDLSAEALARAKDNGCATFTNVRDAVADVEAVVSMLPNGKIVANVYAGDVIDQAPKGAILLDCSTIDVDTARKVTADATAAGYEMVDAPVSGGIAAANGGTLTFMVGGSGSAFARAEPILAAMGKAVIHAGASGAGQAAKICNNMLLGASMIATCEAFKLADKLGLDLQTFYDISSKASGQNWSMTSYCPVPGVGPQSPADNDYQGGFATALMLKDLKLAMEAAALVEADVPMGEKAAALYEAFDKAGQGGLDFSAIIKTL from the coding sequence ATGAAAATAGGCTTTATCGGTCTCGGCAATATGGGCGGCGGGATGGCCGCGAACCTTGTGAAGGCTGGACATAGCGTCAACGCATTTGATCTGTCGGCAGAGGCACTGGCGCGCGCGAAGGACAATGGCTGCGCGACCTTCACCAACGTGCGCGATGCGGTGGCCGATGTCGAAGCGGTTGTATCGATGCTGCCCAACGGCAAGATCGTCGCCAACGTCTATGCAGGCGATGTCATCGACCAAGCGCCCAAAGGTGCTATCCTTCTCGATTGCTCCACAATCGATGTCGATACAGCTCGCAAGGTGACGGCGGATGCGACCGCAGCCGGCTATGAAATGGTTGATGCGCCGGTATCGGGCGGCATTGCTGCAGCCAATGGTGGCACTTTGACCTTCATGGTCGGCGGCAGCGGCAGCGCTTTTGCCCGGGCCGAGCCCATCCTTGCCGCGATGGGCAAGGCGGTGATCCATGCAGGTGCCAGCGGCGCAGGGCAGGCGGCGAAAATCTGCAACAATATGTTGCTGGGCGCATCGATGATCGCGACCTGCGAGGCGTTCAAGCTTGCAGATAAACTCGGCCTAGACCTCCAGACATTTTACGACATTTCGTCAAAGGCTTCGGGCCAGAACTGGTCGATGACCAGCTATTGCCCCGTTCCTGGCGTCGGCCCGCAATCGCCTGCGGACAACGACTATCAAGGCGGCTTTGCGACCGCACTGATGCTGAAGGATTTGAAACTGGCGATGGAAGCCGCAGCTTTGGTCGAGGCCGATGTGCCGATGGGCGAAAAGGCCGCTGCGCTTTATGAGGCGTTCGACAAGGCCGGGCAGGGCGGTTTGGACTTCTCGGCGATTATCAAGACGCTTTGA
- a CDS encoding acyl-CoA dehydrogenase family protein: protein MSLLYDEGQQAIATESRRVLEAKVASETLLPLLEKKGEFHAAYWDTAREQGWTALALPEAYGGIGLGLVDLGLLAHQIGRSLAGAPFLTGSFGAARAILDHGDEALKQAWLPKLASGEAIGAVGFAEGQAVLGTTLKLEGGALTGTKPSVVGALKADVAVVLANDGGEAVLAVAALDGVERHLVDSFDNSRCYADLVFAGTAATVIARGQAAMDAALNNLALQSVVTAHEQTGGAEALMERARDYACTRKAFGQPIGAFQAVKHRIAEMYGLVELARASAIHAAGMEGTPQFLTAAAAARIQGTETYDTASRDCIQLHGGIGATWEAGIHLHMRRARSLAIEQGNLYFWEDILTAQLAGEGK from the coding sequence ATGTCGTTGCTTTATGACGAAGGCCAGCAGGCTATCGCGACCGAATCGCGGCGCGTACTTGAAGCAAAGGTGGCCAGCGAAACCTTGCTACCGCTGCTTGAGAAAAAAGGCGAGTTTCACGCCGCCTATTGGGACACGGCGCGCGAACAGGGATGGACGGCGCTGGCGCTACCCGAAGCCTATGGCGGCATAGGATTGGGTCTGGTGGATCTTGGCCTTCTGGCCCATCAGATCGGCCGCAGCCTTGCCGGTGCGCCCTTCCTGACCGGATCTTTCGGCGCAGCGCGCGCCATTCTCGATCATGGTGATGAAGCGCTGAAGCAAGCATGGCTGCCGAAATTGGCCAGCGGCGAAGCAATCGGTGCCGTTGGCTTTGCCGAAGGCCAAGCCGTGCTGGGTACGACCCTCAAGCTCGAAGGCGGTGCGCTCACTGGCACCAAGCCCTCAGTCGTCGGTGCGCTGAAGGCCGACGTTGCAGTCGTGCTCGCCAATGATGGCGGAGAAGCTGTTCTTGCCGTCGCCGCATTGGACGGGGTGGAGCGCCATCTGGTCGACAGCTTCGACAACAGCCGCTGCTATGCCGACCTTGTATTTGCCGGCACAGCTGCCACGGTGATCGCGCGCGGACAGGCGGCGATGGATGCGGCACTTAACAATCTTGCGCTGCAATCGGTCGTCACTGCACATGAACAAACAGGCGGCGCAGAGGCATTGATGGAACGGGCGCGCGACTATGCCTGCACCCGCAAGGCCTTTGGGCAGCCGATCGGCGCATTTCAGGCGGTGAAGCACCGCATCGCCGAAATGTATGGCCTTGTCGAACTTGCCCGGGCGAGCGCAATCCACGCCGCCGGGATGGAAGGAACACCGCAATTCCTGACCGCGGCCGCCGCCGCGCGCATTCAGGGAACCGAAACCTATGATACCGCATCGCGCGATTGTATCCAGCTGCATGGAGGCATCGGCGCGACATGGGAGGCGGGGATCCACCTTCATATGCGTCGGGCCCGCAGCCTCGCAATTGAACAGGGCAACCTCTATTTCTGGGAAGATATACTGACTGCACAGCTGGCAGGAGAAGGCAAATGA